Proteins encoded in a region of the Zea mays cultivar B73 chromosome 2, Zm-B73-REFERENCE-NAM-5.0, whole genome shotgun sequence genome:
- the LOC100283367 gene encoding branched-chain-amino-acid aminotransferase isoform 1 (isoform 1 is encoded by transcript variant 1), translating to MELCTCAARSSAPPSSSCRAAPFPRVLSHRIWSRSGYCTVCFTPSSPVARSRFSTLMTTAHNTGTPDLVDFNWDDLGFQLIPTDFMYLMSCSSDGVFMNGKLVPYGSIELNPAAAVLNYGQGLLEGLRSHRKEDGSILLFRPHENARRMEIGADRLCMPAPSVEQFLEAVKLTVLANKHWVPPFGKGSLYIRPQLIGSGAMLGVAPAPQYTFIVFVCPVGHYFKGGLAPISLLTEEEYHRAAPGGTGDIKTIGNYASVVSAQRRSKEKGHSDVLYLDPLHNKFVEEVSSCNIFMVKDNIISTPLLTGTILPGITRRSVIEISQNLGFQVEERLITIDELLGADEVFCTGTAVVLSPVGSITYRGRRVEYGKNQEAGVVSQQLYAALTAIQKGLTEDSMGWTLQLT from the exons ATGGAGCTCTGCACCTGCGCGGCCCGCAGTTCTGCGCCCCCCTCTTCTAGCTGCCGCGCGGCGCCATTCCCGCGAGTTCTCTCCCATCGC ATTTGGAGCCGATCGGGATACTGCACTGTCTGCTTTACCCCGTCAAGCCCTGTTGCTAGGAGTCGATTCTCTACTCTAATGACGACTGCACACAA CACAGGGACCCCAGATCTAGTTGACTTCAATTGGGATGATCTTGGGTTTCAACTGATCCCAACGGACTTCATGTATTTAATGAGCTGTTCTTCAGATGGGGTGTTTATGAATGGTAAATTAGTGCCATATGGGTCAATTGAGCTGAATCCAGCAGCCGCCGTGCTGAATTATGGTCAG GGATTGCTTGAAGGTCTACGATCACATAGAAAAGAGGATGGATCAATCCTTCTTTTTCGTCCACATGAAAATGCACGGCGGATGGAAATTGGTGCAGACCGGTTATGCATGCCTGCACCAAGTGTAGAGCAATTCCTAGAAGCTGTGAAACTAACTGTTCTGGCAAACAAGCATTGG GTGCCTCCTTTTGGTAAAGGTTCTTTGTATATCAGACCGCAGCTAATTGGAAGTGGGGCTATGCTTGGTGTGGCACCTGCCCCACAGTACAcattcattgtgtttgtttgcccAGTTGGGCATTATTTCAAG GGTGGTCTAGCTCCAATCAGCTTGTTAACTGAGGAAGAATACCACCGTGCTGCACCTGGTGGAACTGGTGATATAAAAACTATTGGGAACTATGCTTCG GTTGTCAGTGCTCAGAGAAGATCCAAGGAAAAAGGCCATTCTGATGTTTTATACTTAGATCCACTCCATAATAAGTTTGTTGAGGAAGTTTCTTCTTGTAATATATTCATGGTGAAG GACAATATTATTTCTACTCCACTGTTAACGGGGACAATTCTTCCTGGAATCACAAGGAGAAGTGTGATTGAAATTtctcagaatcttggatttcag GTTGAGGAGCGTCTTATCACAatagatgaactgcttggggctgatGAAGTCTTTTGTACAGGAACAGCTGTTGTATTGTCACCTGTTGGGAGCATCACTTACCgtggaagaag AGTGGAGTATGGGAAGAACCAGGAGGCCGGAGTCGTGTCCCAACAACTCTATGCCGCACTCACAGCTATCCAGAAAGGTCTCACGGAGGACAGCATGGGATGGACGTTGCAGCTAACTTAG
- the LOC103648456 gene encoding U-box domain-containing protein 33 translates to MANAGTGRGGQTPESTHQHTLRTAVSNTREAAESPPLAVDDKIFVAVPEELKHGKSNLLWALHNLARDASSSRIAIAHVHVPAQMITMGLGASVHYSTMRPQELRAYRQHEREKMEKKLNEYVLICRRLKVNCDIVAIQNDDIANGVINLISLHGIKKLVVGAASDKKYSKTMKAPTSNTALKIMEGAASPCKIWFTCKGSLIVVKGGNADTPTVPSSQNTAPLPVFNISSQMRSMMIHNSKDKASSSNLSMANDMGESRTDVPCSLYENAGDTLLQSFEDVESTFKGKPRRLRSLEDFTVDSGRSQTQNSDSSCPPNDGAASISRTAVVDNDNISEVASNMHLSTNNSYDHISPTPHDLDKLKETLTKIQLLEKEVQEECNKQQNAERELQSALQKSKELEKSYMNELRQQKALKEMLEKQRQEIDVMRRQQEEAYAALYNANEQKVTLEQRISEIELYVKDKEDELARNKHQLEALQADCDRIQQERDAAIREATELHEKNRLGVFAPSEALNTKFSLIELQQATQDFNPMFKVGEGGFGSVYKGFLRNTTVAIKLLHPESMQRQSEFHQEASVLSTVRHPNLVTLIGTCPEAFGLVYEFFPNGSLEDCLGCKNNTRPLTWQTRTRIIGEMCSALIFLHSNKPHPVVHGDLKPDHILLDANYSSKLGDFGISRLLIQTNTCSTNLYRTTNPRGTFSYMDPEFLTTGELTPRSDVYSFGIIILRLLTGKQPQRIAEIVEDAIEKENLHSIIDSTAGSWPFIQANQLAHIALRCAELSRRRRPDLTVDVWKVVEPLMKAASMTARPLSCTAPSDETCIPSYFICPILQVNNRHTYLHQISNHQVSYA, encoded by the exons ATGGCTAACGCCGGGACAGGGAGGGGAGGACAGACACCGGAGAGCACGCACCAGCACACCTTAAGAACGGCGGTGAGCAACACCAGGGAGGCCGCGGAGAGCCCGCCTTTGGCTGTCGACGACAAGATTTTCGTTGCTGTCCCCGAAGAACTCAAGCACGGCAAGAGCAACTTGCTGTGGGCGCTGCACAACTTGGCCAGGGACGCCTCCAGCTCCCGGATTGCCATTGCTCATGTCCACGTTCCTGCCCAGATGATAACCA TGGGGCTAGGGGCAAGTGTTCATTACAGCACAATGAGACCACAAGAACTCCGTGCATACAGGCAGCATGAGCGAGAAAAGATGGAGAAAAAACTAAACGAATATGTTTTGATATGCAGGCGATTGAAG GTTAATTGCGACATAGTAGCTATTCAAAATGACGACATAGCTAATGGGGTCATCAATCTTATTTCTTTACATGGGATCAAAAAGCTTGTCGTGGGAGCCGCATCAGATAAAAAATATTCAAA GACAATGAAAGCACCAACGTCCAATACAGCATTGAAGATAATGGAAGGAGCAGCTTCACCATGCAAGATATGGTTTACTTGCAAAGGATCTCTAATTGTTGTCAA GGGCGGCAATGCAGATACACCTACAGTACCATCATCACAAAACACAGCACCATTACCAGTATTCAACATTTCTAGCCAAATGAGATCAATGATGATCCAcaattcaaaggacaaagcatcaAGCTCAAATTTAAGTATGGCGAACGATATGGGAGAATCAAGAACAGATGTACCTTGCTCTCTATATGAAAATGCTGGTGATACActgcttcaatcatttgaagatgTTGAGTCCACTTTCAAAGGCAAGCCAAGGAGACTACGGAGTTTAGAGGACTTCACTGTTGACTCAGGCAGATCGCAGACGCAGAACTCTGATTCCAGTTGTCCACCAAATGATGGGGCAGCCAGTATCTCTAGAACAGCAGTGGTTGATAACGATAACATAAGTGAAGTTGCATCAAATATGCATCTTTCAACTAACAATTCATACGACCATATTTCACCAACACCACATGACCTG GACAAACTTAAGGAAACTCTCACTAAAATACAGCTTCTAGAAAAAGAAGTGCAAGAAGAATGCAATAAACAGCAAAATGCTGAAAGAGAACTGCAATCAGCTCTTCAAAAG AGCAAAGAATTAGAAAAATCGTATATGAACGAATTAAGGCAGCAGAAGGCACTCAAGGAAATGCTTGAAAAACAGAGGCAGGAGATTGATGTGATGAGAAGACAGCAAGAAGAAGCATATGCTGCGCTATACAATGCAAATGAGCAGAAGGTCACACTAGAACAACGAATAAGTGAGATTGAGCTATATGttaaagataaggaagatgagctAGCAAGAAACAAACACCAACTGGAAGCGCTCCAAGCAGATTGTGACAGGATACAACAAGAAAGAGATGCTGCCATAAGGGAAGCTACTGAACTGCATGAAAAGAATCGGCTGGGAGTTTTTGCACCATCTGAAGCCCTAAACACCAAGTTCTCTCTTATTGAGCTGCAACAAGCAACACAAGACTTCAATCCAATGTTCAAGGTTGGTGAAGGTGGTTTCGGAAGTGTCTATAAAGGTTTCCTCCGCAATACAACAGTAGCTATAAAGTTGCTACATCCAGAAAGCATGCAGAGACAATCAGAATTCCATCAAGAG GCTTCTGTTCTCAGCACAGTAAGGCATCCAAACCTTGTCACGCTGATTGGTACATGCCCAGAAGCTTTTGGTCTAGTATACGAGTTCTTTCCAAATGGAAGCCTTGAAGATTGCTTGGGATGCAAGAACAACACGCGACCACTAACATGGCAGACCCGCACTCGAATAATTGGAGAGATGTGTTCTGCTCTCATTTTTCTTCATTCAAACAAACCTCACCCTGTGGTACACGGTGATCTAAAGCCAGACCACATTCTTCTTGATGCCAATTATTCTAGCAAATTAGGAGATTTTGGAATTTCTCGATTGTTGATACAGACAAACACCTGCAGCACAAATCTTTACCGAACAACAAACCCAAGAGGAACCTTCTCTTATATGGATCCTGAATTTCTGACCACTGGTGAACTCACACCACGGTCTGATGTGTACTCCTTTGGCATTATCATCCTGCGACTACTGACAGGGAAACAACCTCAAAGGATTGCCGAAATAGTGGAAGATGCCATTGAGAAAGAAAATTTGCATTCCATCATCGATAGCACTGCTGGAAGTTGGCCTTTCATACAGGCCAACCAACTTGCGCATATTGCCTTGAGATGTGCTGAGTTAAGTAGGAGACGAAGGCCAGATCTAACAGTGGATGTGTGGAAAGTGGTTGAGCCACTAATGAAGGCAGCTTCAATGACAGCACGACCACTTTCATGCACAGCTCCATCAGATGAGACTTGCATCCCATCGTACTTCATATGTCCAATTTTGCAGGTAAACAATAGGCACACCTATCTTCATCAGATATCCAATCATCAAGTATCATATGCATGA